AGACATGGAATGTAGGTGGATGCATTTCCCAAAGCATCGCTGTTTGTTTTGGAAAAACTTCACAAATAACAAaccttttatatatataaatatgagtTTTGGGGCTGTGAGAAGAAAAGCCTTGCAGGCTGTGTAATAATCGCACTCAATCACATGTCTATAAAAGGCTAGTTTGTTTAGCCAGTAATTAACCCTGAGGACTGTTGGGACTCAATGGCTCATGATACAAGTCCAGTAAAGTGCACAGTGGCGTCTCTCATTGCTAAAATGTTGAAATGCTCCAGGGAAGTGACTTTGGGCTTGTTGTGTCTCCTCTGCTCCACGCTGCGCTGACTTCCGTACGGGGCGGGGTGCCACTGAGTCCGGCGCACAGCTCACAGCGCACCGTCACCAGCCGCTCTCCCTGCACCGTCTCCCGGCCTGACTCGACAAAATGGGTTTAGAGAAGGAGAAATTGGATACCAGGATAATTATGGACGAAGATGAGTTCAACAGATCGATAGAGCCCATTCTATCGAACAAGGGGAAAGTGTATACAGCGTCACCCGACAGAGATCCAAACGATATCAACCCACATCTGAAGGTAAAGTCTGTGCGATGTGTTGGGTGATACTTTGAAATTGAAACTACAAAAGGTGAAGGCTGTCCAGATGAATTATTTGTATAGCCTATTGCACTATTATTGGATGGTTTTTGTAGTCCAGCAAGATTGTTAATCTGCAGTATGAATACCTGGAAGTCGCTGCCTGCGCATTAATCCATCACATTCAAACACTTTCCTGCCTCTGTTTacttattatgtttttattgcttgCCCTATGACTTTTGTGACCTAACAGGTGGGCTTTGAAGATGTCATCGCGGAGCCCATTTCCACACACAGTTTTGACAGAGTGTGGATTGGAAGCCACGCCACCTTTGAGCTGGTCAAATTCGGTTTTTACCGCCTGTTGACTACTCTGCTTGCTGTGCCCGTGGCTTTCATCCTGGGGATAGTGTTTGGAGTGCTCAGCTGTGTTCACATCTGGTAAGGAGTTGTTCTCAGGCAGCAAGGTCCCGATGTTGTGCTAAACAGTATTTTCAGACAACAATATGTGAACACACAAATGATCCCACTGTAACAAGTTAATGTTGAGAAGCAGTGAACTTACAGTAGATTAGTAGAATATTTGTAGAGAAGACATCTTAATTCATAAAGATTAACTAGTATGCAAAATATCAACATTTCCAAGAGCGTTACGTTAATTATTACCTTATTCTGTTTACCTTGTTTAGATCATCGCATCAACATTATGAACTCCTGCGGCTTTCCACTATATTTGTTCTGTTCTTTAGGCAAACATTGACACAGGTTATTTTTACAGTCAACATCATATCCAGTGTGGCATTGAAACATTATGTCAGCAATTTGTTCTTATATTTGGAAAATTATGTCATGCTTATGTCAGCTCTATATGTCTGCAGCACCCAGGTGCTGCTAGGTTTTTAGCGCTCATGAGCTTCAACCAAAACCCAAAGAGTCTATTTGATGAAAcaacattttatgtggagtaaTGAACACCTTATGGAAAGTTGTGAGGAACATTGAGTTCCCCTAGTAGTGATGGAAAAAATGTCCTATGTCCCATGTCAGTTAGAGGGTGCTCTAGCAGCATTTGGAGCCTGTTTTCAGAGCAGAGTGGGACATTCTTTAGATGTGCACGGAGCACTGTAGAGTAATTTGTACATGACCTTTCACCTAACTGAGCTCTCTTGGGGCTTATAAGCTTAAGAGAAAGTCAGGCACAGGTAGGCATCACCAGAACAGGGCAGTGTATCAGGAGACCATACACAGGGGGTGTTAGTCCAAGGGAGGAAATAGCTTCACAATACACTGAAACAAACTTCAAAATGCAGTATGATGACCATCTTTCATCTTTTTCCTAGACAGGACCTATAAACTTTTTTAACAGCTGAGACAATAACAAGAGCAACTGTTCTGGCAACACAAATTAGTTTAAAACAGAAATCTGTGATGAAACCTCCATGCCTAGAAAAGTGACCCTCTGACCTTCTTCCTCCAGGGTGGTGATGCCTATGATCCAGAGCTTCATGATGCTCTTACCGTCTATCCACATTGTGTGGAGGAGTCTGACGGACATTCTCGTAACACCGCTTTTCCACAGTATGGGGAAAATCTTGTCCTCCATTCAAGTCAAGGCTACAGAAAACTGAAACTTCTGTCCCTGGGGAGAAAGAAATGTGCCGGGGGGACTGGAGTCAGTGACGAAAGAGTGACTGAAGCAAGTCGGATACATCAACTCTAAGTGAAATATGATATCCTGGTGGATGTTATTGCAAAGTAATAttctgtagattttttttttttttttgaaaaatgtggcCATGAGGGCTAAGTTTGTCAAACATATAATCTGATCTGCTTTTTCTCAGAACACATCAAATGAATGGTTTGAAACAGCAAAAGCACACCTGTGTTCAGTCTGAgcgaaacaaggttaaaacaTTAGAAAATTAGAAATTTAAGATATGCTATGAACATATTTCACTAACCCTTTTCAGTGTATCAAGCAAAGACACAATGCAAATAACATGACTTGCAAATAAGCAAATCTGCACATGCAGTCATCTAATGAAACCctcatatatttgcacacagcTTGTGTGCACCACCCAAAATGGAGTTGTTTTGCTGATTGTGACCAAAAGATGTTTGTCATTCCATTCCTTTGTGGGTGGCAGAGTTGTAAAAATTGTTGCTGTTCAACCTAACATATTGCTGACTTGCTAAGAGATGtaatatttttgattttttatctatatatattgtgtatatTATTAAGCATTCAGCTGGAAGTTTAATGTAATGAACCGAATAGTTTGCTCAAGAGCAGTTTATTGGAATATTAAGCGCTATGAAGCAGCTTGTTGCACATTTGCAGCCTTATTTTACTGTATCAGCAATAATAATGGGCATTTGCTTATGTATGGAGCATACAGTTATTTAATTATGTTATATAAACAGGATTGTAGATCATTTTAGAAGGGCCTTtctaatttattatttatgggACAACTAGTTCTTGATTGACAGACACTGACATCAAAAGACTTTACTACAGTGTGATGAAGGAGTTCCGTATTTCATTCGACTGAAGCCTTGGTTGAGCTGAGTGAGACTGTGGTACATGCATTTTGGATAAGCTCTGTTTACTGCAGCACAGCAGCTTAGTGAGCTGGGATTTGGAAT
The Maylandia zebra isolate NMK-2024a linkage group LG7, Mzebra_GT3a, whole genome shotgun sequence DNA segment above includes these coding regions:
- the cav2 gene encoding caveolin-2, with product MGLEKEKLDTRIIMDEDEFNRSIEPILSNKGKVYTASPDRDPNDINPHLKVGFEDVIAEPISTHSFDRVWIGSHATFELVKFGFYRLLTTLLAVPVAFILGIVFGVLSCVHIWVVMPMIQSFMMLLPSIHIVWRSLTDILVTPLFHSMGKILSSIQVKATEN